A region from the Hippopotamus amphibius kiboko isolate mHipAmp2 chromosome 15, mHipAmp2.hap2, whole genome shotgun sequence genome encodes:
- the AMH gene encoding muellerian-inhibiting factor isoform X1 gives MQGPPLSLALMLWATGALLGAGTLREEVASTPALRGEPAVDSGGLIFHQDWDWPPPGIWPPGSPQDPLCLVTLDGGGGRSSAPLQVVGSLSGYEQAFLEAVRRAHWGPRDLTTFAVCPPSDQQPSLPHLRQLQAWLGEPVGRQLVVLHLEEVTWEPRPSLRFQEPPPRGASPAELALLVLYPGPGPEVTVTGAGLPGAQNLCPAPDSSYLVLVVDHPERAWRGPGLALTLQRSGNGAALSTTQLQALLFGADPRCFTRMTPALLLLLPPRGRAPVPAHGRLDSVPFPQPRPSPEPEEAPPSTDPFLETLTRLVRALRGPPARASPPRLALDPGALAGFPQGQVNLSDPTALQRLLDGEEPLLLLLPPTAAAVGVPAPRQGPASALWAAGLGRRVASELQAAAAELRGLPGLPPAAAPLLARLLALCPGDPGGPGGSLRALLLLKALQGLRAEWRGRERSGSARAQRSAGAVAADGPCALRELSVDLRAERSVLIPETYQANNCQGACGWPQSDRNPRYGNHVVLLLKMQARGAALARPPCCVPTAYAGKLLISLSEERISAHHVPNMVATECGCR, from the exons ATGCAGGGGCCACCTCTCTCTCTGGCCCTGATGCTGTGGGCAACGGGGgctctgctgggggctgggacccTCAGGGAGGAGGTCGCCAGCACCCCGGCCCTGCGCGGGGAGCCAGCTGTAGACAGCGGAGGGCTCATCTTCCACCAAGACTGGGACTGGCCACCCCCCGGCATCTGGCCACCGGGCAGTCCTCAGGACCCCCTGTGCCTGGTGACCCTGGATGGGGGTGGTGGCAGGAGCAGTGCCCCCCTGCAGGTGGTGGGGTCCCTGAGCGGCTACGAGCAGGCCTTCCTTGAGGCCGTGCGGCGCGCCCACTGGGGCCCCAGGGACCTGACCACCTTCGCGGTCTGCCCCCCCAGCGACCagcagccctccctgccccacctgcGGCAGCTGCAAGCATGGCTGGGGGAGCCTGTGGGGCGGCAGCTGGTGGTCCTGCACCTGGAGGAAG TGACGTGGGAGCCGAGACCCTCGCTGAGGTTCCAGGAGCCTCCGCCCAGGGGAGCCAGCCCTGCGGAGCTGGCGCTGCTGGTGTTGTACCCAGGGCCTGGCCCGGAGGTCACTGTCACCGGGGCTGGGCTGCCCGGCGCCCAG AACCTCTGCCCGGCCCCTGACTCCAGCTACCTGGTGTTAGTCGTGGACCACCCGGAGCGGGCCTGGCGCGGCCCTGGGCTTGCCCTGACCCTGCAGCGCAGCGGGAATG GTGCGGCCCTGAGCACCACGCAGCTGCAGGCGCTGCTGTTCGGCGCTGACCCGCGCTGCTTCACGCGGATGACCCccgccctgctgctgctgctgccgccgcggGGGCGCGCGCCCGTGCCCGCGCACGGCCGGCTGGACTCGGTGCCTTTCCCGCAGCCCAG GCCGTCCCCGGAGCCCGAGGAGGCGCCGCCCAGCACCGACCCCTTCCTGGAGACGCTCACGCGCCTGGTGCGCGCGCTGAGGGGACCCCCGGCCCGCGCCTCGCCGCCGCGTCTGGCCCTGGACCCGGGCGCGTTGGCCGGCTTCCCACAGGGCCAGGTCAACCTGTCGGACCCCACGGCGCTGCAGCGCCTGCTCGACGGCGAggagccgctgctgctgctgctgccgcccaCGGCCGCCGCCGTCGGGGTCCCCGCGCCGCGGCAGGGGCCCGCGTCCGCGCTGTGGGCCGCGGGCCTCGGGCGCCGCGTGGCCTCCGAGCTTCAGGCAGCGGCCGCCGAACTGCGCGGCCTCCCGGGGctgccgcccgccgccgccccgctGCTGGCGCGCCTGCTGGCGCTGTGCCCGGGGGACCCGGGCGGCCCCGGCGGCTCGCTGCGCGCGCTGCTGCTCCTGAAGGCGCTGCAGGGCCTGCGCGCCGAGTGGCGCGGGCGGGAGCGGAGCGGGTCGGCGCGGGCGCAGCGCAGCGCCGGGGCCGTGGCCGCAGACGGGCCGTGCGCGCTGCGCGAGCTGAGCGTGGACCTCCGCGCCGAGCGCTCGGTGCTCATCCCCGAGACGTACCAGGCCAACAACTGCCAGGGCGCGTGCGGCTGGCCGCAGTCGGACCGCAACCCGCGGTACGGCAACCACGTGGTGCTCCTGCTGAAGATGCAGGCCCGCGGCGCCGCCCTGGCGCGCCCGCCCTGCTGCGTGCCCACCGCCTACGCCGGCAAGCTCCTCATCAGCCTGTCGGAGGAGCGCATCAGCGCGCACCACGTGCCCAACATGGTGGCCACCGAGTGTGGCTGCCGGTGA
- the AMH gene encoding muellerian-inhibiting factor isoform X2, giving the protein MAWTAASASGDQQPSLPHLRQLQAWLGEPVGRQLVVLHLEEVTWEPRPSLRFQEPPPRGASPAELALLVLYPGPGPEVTVTGAGLPGAQNLCPAPDSSYLVLVVDHPERAWRGPGLALTLQRSGNGAALSTTQLQALLFGADPRCFTRMTPALLLLLPPRGRAPVPAHGRLDSVPFPQPRPSPEPEEAPPSTDPFLETLTRLVRALRGPPARASPPRLALDPGALAGFPQGQVNLSDPTALQRLLDGEEPLLLLLPPTAAAVGVPAPRQGPASALWAAGLGRRVASELQAAAAELRGLPGLPPAAAPLLARLLALCPGDPGGPGGSLRALLLLKALQGLRAEWRGRERSGSARAQRSAGAVAADGPCALRELSVDLRAERSVLIPETYQANNCQGACGWPQSDRNPRYGNHVVLLLKMQARGAALARPPCCVPTAYAGKLLISLSEERISAHHVPNMVATECGCR; this is encoded by the exons ATGGCGTGGACTGCTGCGTCGGCCAGCGG CGACCagcagccctccctgccccacctgcGGCAGCTGCAAGCATGGCTGGGGGAGCCTGTGGGGCGGCAGCTGGTGGTCCTGCACCTGGAGGAAG TGACGTGGGAGCCGAGACCCTCGCTGAGGTTCCAGGAGCCTCCGCCCAGGGGAGCCAGCCCTGCGGAGCTGGCGCTGCTGGTGTTGTACCCAGGGCCTGGCCCGGAGGTCACTGTCACCGGGGCTGGGCTGCCCGGCGCCCAG AACCTCTGCCCGGCCCCTGACTCCAGCTACCTGGTGTTAGTCGTGGACCACCCGGAGCGGGCCTGGCGCGGCCCTGGGCTTGCCCTGACCCTGCAGCGCAGCGGGAATG GTGCGGCCCTGAGCACCACGCAGCTGCAGGCGCTGCTGTTCGGCGCTGACCCGCGCTGCTTCACGCGGATGACCCccgccctgctgctgctgctgccgccgcggGGGCGCGCGCCCGTGCCCGCGCACGGCCGGCTGGACTCGGTGCCTTTCCCGCAGCCCAG GCCGTCCCCGGAGCCCGAGGAGGCGCCGCCCAGCACCGACCCCTTCCTGGAGACGCTCACGCGCCTGGTGCGCGCGCTGAGGGGACCCCCGGCCCGCGCCTCGCCGCCGCGTCTGGCCCTGGACCCGGGCGCGTTGGCCGGCTTCCCACAGGGCCAGGTCAACCTGTCGGACCCCACGGCGCTGCAGCGCCTGCTCGACGGCGAggagccgctgctgctgctgctgccgcccaCGGCCGCCGCCGTCGGGGTCCCCGCGCCGCGGCAGGGGCCCGCGTCCGCGCTGTGGGCCGCGGGCCTCGGGCGCCGCGTGGCCTCCGAGCTTCAGGCAGCGGCCGCCGAACTGCGCGGCCTCCCGGGGctgccgcccgccgccgccccgctGCTGGCGCGCCTGCTGGCGCTGTGCCCGGGGGACCCGGGCGGCCCCGGCGGCTCGCTGCGCGCGCTGCTGCTCCTGAAGGCGCTGCAGGGCCTGCGCGCCGAGTGGCGCGGGCGGGAGCGGAGCGGGTCGGCGCGGGCGCAGCGCAGCGCCGGGGCCGTGGCCGCAGACGGGCCGTGCGCGCTGCGCGAGCTGAGCGTGGACCTCCGCGCCGAGCGCTCGGTGCTCATCCCCGAGACGTACCAGGCCAACAACTGCCAGGGCGCGTGCGGCTGGCCGCAGTCGGACCGCAACCCGCGGTACGGCAACCACGTGGTGCTCCTGCTGAAGATGCAGGCCCGCGGCGCCGCCCTGGCGCGCCCGCCCTGCTGCGTGCCCACCGCCTACGCCGGCAAGCTCCTCATCAGCCTGTCGGAGGAGCGCATCAGCGCGCACCACGTGCCCAACATGGTGGCCACCGAGTGTGGCTGCCGGTGA